The following are encoded together in the Ananas comosus cultivar F153 unplaced genomic scaffold, ASM154086v1, whole genome shotgun sequence genome:
- the LOC109706024 gene encoding LOW QUALITY PROTEIN: 50S ribosomal protein L4, chloroplastic-like (The sequence of the model RefSeq protein was modified relative to this genomic sequence to represent the inferred CDS: inserted 1 base in 1 codon) translates to MTISAASPSLSLSPSSVALXPPPSSSSSLRSAPNANPLCPPFKGAALRVVRSELATLPVLSFSGEKVGEAALELRSTPPDTARDVIHRALVTNRQNRRRGTASTLTRAEVRGSGRKPYPQMKTGRAPLGSQRTPLRPRGGVVFGPKPRGWSVKINRKEKRLAISTVLASAAADALVVEDFEDQFAGGPKTKDFVAAMRRWGLDPKQKAAFLVADVSA, encoded by the exons ATGACGATCTCGGCGGCATCTCCTTCCCTCTCCTTGTCGCCGTCGTCGGTGGcgc ctccgcctccctcttcctcttcgtctcTCCGCTCCGCACCCAACGCAAATCCCCTCTGCCCCCCCTTCAAGGGAGCCGCGCTCCGCGTTGTCCGCTCGGAGCTCGCGACCCTCCCGGTGCTCTCCTTCTCGGGAGAGAAGGTGGGGGAGGCAGCGCTCGAGCTGCGGTCGACGCCTCCCGACACCGCCCGTGACGTCATCCACCGGGCCCTCGTCACTAACCGCCAGAACAGGCGGCGCGGCACGGCCTCCACCCTGACCCGAGCCGAGGTGCGCGGCAGCGGCAGGAAGCCCTACCCCCAGATGAAGACGGGGCGCGCCCCCCTCGGCTCCCAGCGCACCCCGCTCCGGCCACGCGGCGGCGTCGTCTTCGGCCCCAAGCCCCGCGGCTGGTCTGTCAAGATCAACCGTAAGGAGAAGCGCCTCGCCATCTCCACCGTCCTCgccagcgccgccgccgacgccctcGTCGTGGAGGACTTCGAGGACCAGTTCGCCGGCGGCCCCAAGACCAAGGACTTCGTTGCGGCCATGCGCCGATGGGGGCTCGACCCCAAGCAGAAGGCTGCGTTCCTCGTGGCCGACGTGTCCGCCTGA